TGCTGACTCATTGAAGGATTATAAGTTTGAAGAGTTTAGCACAATGAGTATTATCAAAGCACTGGTGACGAAGCATCCATCGTTGCTGGTGAAATTAGCACCATTGATGAAACTTGCTCGGGCGTAATACTATGAAACTAAAGCATTGGGGAATTGTCTGTAATCCTCATGTTGCAAAAGCAGTATCATGTGCAGAAAATATCATTGAGCTGATTCAAGAATCAGGAGGAATTCTTTTCCCTGATGAACATTTAGGAAAAGAACTTTCCATGAAAGGATATTCACTCAAAGACATCAATACCCATGCTGATATTGTAGTAACAGTTGGTGGCGATGGAACAATTTTGTATGCACTGCAAGAAATTGACAAACCACTCTTTGGTGTGAATTGCGGCGGCATGGGTTTTCTCTGTGAAGTTGAATCAAAATATGCGTTGAGTGGATTGAAAAAAGTTTTCACTGGTGGATATACTGTTGAGGAGCGGTCAAAACTAAAAATTGTTGTTGATGGAAAACGTCTTCCTGATGCTGCAAATGAATTAACGGTTCAAACCGGACAAATTGCAAAGATGCTGCATCTGCAGATTTTTGTTGATGATGATCTCATTGAAACTATGGGTGCTGATGGGGTGATTGTTGCGACACCAACCGGTTCAACAAGCTATGCACTCAGTGTTGGCGGACCGATCATGGATCCGCTGGTAAATGCAATGATCATCGCGCCGCTTGCAGCTTTTAAACTGTCTGCTCGTCCCTGGATTATCCCTCTTGAAAAAACTGTGCAAATTGCCCTCCTGCCGAAAAGTAAAGAACCAAAAATCGTGATCGATGGTCAGTTTTCAACACCAGTCTCTATTGAATCGAAAGTTTTGATTACTGGTTCTGAACGGAAAGTACGGTTTGTTCGCTTCGGTGAAAGTTTTTATCAGATGGTCCGTTTGAAACTCATGAGATAGGAACAACAAGTATGATATTTTTTCACAGAAAAAAACAACAAACAGCTCAACCGGTTCGTTGGAGAATAACACGTTCATGTCTGAATATGATTCTTGAAATGGGAAAATCCAGCATGCCAAATGAATTTGGAGCCTTGCTGAAGGTCAGACCAGGGGATAAACATACGATTGCTGAGATTGCGATGCTTCCTGGAACAATTGCTGGAACATCCCATGCACTGTTTCAGTTGCATATGCTCCCGGTGGATTACAGTATCGTTGGCACGGTTCATAGTCACCCTTCAGGGGATGCATTTCCTTCAGAAGATGATATGTTTTTATTTTCAAGGTATGGACGAATTCATGTTATCGTCGCATCCCCTTTTACAGAGGATTCATGGAATGTTTTTGACCATACTGGAAAAACAATAGATGTGGAGCTTGTTGCATAATTTTGTTTGACTGGGGTCAACCAATACATTTAAAACATAGGAAGTGATGAATCCTCTTGAGGGATGACGATGAGACGAAAAAAAGATCAAGAAGATGATGAGTTGCTACGTAATGAAATCATTGAACGGATATTATCACCGCATCCATTATCCTTCGTACAACTCCAGTCAGTATGTCTTTTTTTGATTGTGTGGGGCATTATTGTTGGATGGTTGGTAAATTTTTCAGAATATCATGATCTGCTTACGAGCAATCAGTGGTTTCCTGTACTTGTTTGGGGTTTAGTGCTCCTGCTCATTGGGATTGTCGTGTCTCTTATTTCAGTTGAGTGGAACGTATTCTTCTTGTATCTTGCTGTTTTCGTTGGCGGCGTTGCTCTCATGGTATCGCAGGGATGGACAAAGGATTCAGCAGTATTTATTCCGTTTTATTCGGTTGCTACATCAATCATCGGGTTCCTTATTGTTGAACTGTACCGCAGATCTCACAAATATATTATTACTAACATGCGGATGATTTTCAAAGGTGGCATCCTCACTCAGCAGGAACGTACGATCCGCTACGATAAAATCGCTGACATTAATGCAAAACAAGGGGTCCTCGGTCGTCTTTGCGGCTTTGGAACCATTATTCCGATTAGTCAATCTGGTTTCGGTCTTGGATCTGATAAAACACTTGCAGCCACCGGGGCGGCGCTTGGTGGTAAAAAAGCAAAATTGTTTGGTTTATTTGGCGGTGGTCGTGATGTTCAAGTTCCACGGTCACGTAGCTACTATGAACTCCATGGCGTGTATCCGTATAAACAGATAAAAAAACTCATTGAAAGTCTTGTTCAGAAAACAGTGATTACTCCATATCAGGAAGAACAAGTCGAATTTCAACGTCAGCAGCTTGACATTCAGAAACAGATGCGTGATTTAATGAAGGCGCAGACGAAAATGAAAAAAGCACGTCCAGCAAAAGTTGCCCATATCAAACATGAAGAAGATGAAAATGAAGAATCTGAGGAACTGCATGAAGATGAACTTCCATCTGAACTTCCGCCGCTTGAAGAAGATGATATTCACAAGCAGATGCAAGCATTTCTAAAAAAACAAAAAGCAGTACAAAACACAAAAACGCGAACTGATGATATTGAGGATGAACGACCCAGCGATGACGATGATACTGCTTTTCGCTAGTATCCTGGGGTACTTCGTACCAACGACTTTTTTCAAACATGAACAGAGCACTATTTTTGTTTCATTCAAATACAGCTCATCATCAAGTTCAGCTGATTCCATAGATAATTTTATATCTGAAAAAATGATTTGCCGGATGACATGGTGCCAAAACGAGTGTTTTTCACAAAAGGCGTTGGGAAACACAAACATGAACTTCAAGCTTTTGAGCTTGCCCTTCGTGACGCTGATATCGAGCAATGCAACCTTGTATACGTATCAAGTATCATTCCACCATATTGTAAGATAATACCGAAAGAAAAAGGCATTGCTGAGCTTCGAGCTGGTGAAATTACGTATGTGGTAATGTCACGAAATACGACCAATGAACCAAATCGGCTGATTGGAGCTGCAATTGGAATCGCAACTCCAAAAAATCAGGCAAGTTATGGATATATCTCCGAGCATCATTGTTTTGGTGTGACGA
This Candidatus Thermoplasmatota archaeon DNA region includes the following protein-coding sequences:
- a CDS encoding NAD(+)/NADH kinase, producing MKLKHWGIVCNPHVAKAVSCAENIIELIQESGGILFPDEHLGKELSMKGYSLKDINTHADIVVTVGGDGTILYALQEIDKPLFGVNCGGMGFLCEVESKYALSGLKKVFTGGYTVEERSKLKIVVDGKRLPDAANELTVQTGQIAKMLHLQIFVDDDLIETMGADGVIVATPTGSTSYALSVGGPIMDPLVNAMIIAPLAAFKLSARPWIIPLEKTVQIALLPKSKEPKIVIDGQFSTPVSIESKVLITGSERKVRFVRFGESFYQMVRLKLMR
- a CDS encoding Mov34/MPN/PAD-1 family protein, which gives rise to MILEMGKSSMPNEFGALLKVRPGDKHTIAEIAMLPGTIAGTSHALFQLHMLPVDYSIVGTVHSHPSGDAFPSEDDMFLFSRYGRIHVIVASPFTEDSWNVFDHTGKTIDVELVA
- a CDS encoding PH domain-containing protein, giving the protein MRRKKDQEDDELLRNEIIERILSPHPLSFVQLQSVCLFLIVWGIIVGWLVNFSEYHDLLTSNQWFPVLVWGLVLLLIGIVVSLISVEWNVFFLYLAVFVGGVALMVSQGWTKDSAVFIPFYSVATSIIGFLIVELYRRSHKYIITNMRMIFKGGILTQQERTIRYDKIADINAKQGVLGRLCGFGTIIPISQSGFGLGSDKTLAATGAALGGKKAKLFGLFGGGRDVQVPRSRSYYELHGVYPYKQIKKLIESLVQKTVITPYQEEQVEFQRQQLDIQKQMRDLMKAQTKMKKARPAKVAHIKHEEDENEESEELHEDELPSELPPLEEDDIHKQMQAFLKKQKAVQNTKTRTDDIEDERPSDDDDTAFR
- a CDS encoding arginine decarboxylase, pyruvoyl-dependent: MVPKRVFFTKGVGKHKHELQAFELALRDADIEQCNLVYVSSIIPPYCKIIPKEKGIAELRAGEITYVVMSRNTTNEPNRLIGAAIGIATPKNQASYGYISEHHCFGVTSKKLEEYTEDLAATMLATTLGLEFDPDKAWDKRKQEYKMSGQIVRTQSVAQTAEGDKDGLWTTVVAAAVFLED